A stretch of the Lonchura striata isolate bLonStr1 chromosome 17, bLonStr1.mat, whole genome shotgun sequence genome encodes the following:
- the LOC110473800 gene encoding rho GTPase-activating protein 39, with protein MAESSDWVEIIEPRSQQQMYVNLTTGECSWEPPPNLKVRQSDQKQWWELFDQNNNRFYYYNAITRQTVWHRPQGCDIVPLAQLQAMKGSSQPDCCGREHRGSTSSSGRSTPIQMAVFREMEKGKWNSAAEKRKDPARETPTHWQPLPGTKAALLVKVNSLRQMQNFSSSSLQLQGTPKPNSPKSLPKSAICAQPQSISQTSGATKQILAGETKQSMQIKKTESGGFCLVMTNGPTSQTPPRSWTGTPQPASPTYASPAPIYDEPSLELPIYDEPPVDMDTECICGSGMSPPRSPSNSLKKQLPPTKLLQHPSMQQQQAAKKHAKNPSSTEYSPAGREYIKHMVNVDQSAKLCHSSAATMDTSTKLPGQLASKENFKESWRILEANVFKKMELHHSQQNSLQAQEYPTGISHQDSGYSTGPSLSLRKRKGRRQGTGQARPGSVGSSSELTALNDRVIAEMRTVVGRSAACRGSKASLDAESPESDVPAESSKVRFQSDHLKKCISQSSRDDVSASNRSLYRQDLEIREFFPSSVAPQDTVRQKRTFEKIDSLEKNITSQTNFASSGATCHSSQPETIELEPKQEGSSQLGGCVGCHFSYNTLRKPISQSSMVDWASKNLNMHTQGIFRRRISISNMLSWNGGSIKKPMLITSSRTIKKEACEMFKLVQSYMGDRQTRMDRNHVALVTVTKCWSMQGLRDELYIQLIRQTTDNMCYRSLAWGWELMAISLAFFSPSPKFQSYLEGYIYRHLDSDEKIAQHIKELVDLKNKKITKSRKKRKQNTEDEGLPISTYAKYCYRKLHKVAITGGKKGLRKPTVEEITHARNAILTPSLFGSSLEEIMLRQQDMYPGNKLPWVQTQLSQQVLALGGEQTEGIFRIPGDIDEVNALKLQVDQWRIPNSLSDPNIPASLLKLWYRELEEPVIPQQFYKECISNYENPDAAVAVVQLLPELNRLVLCYLIHFLQIFAQPSNVSRTKMDVNNLAMVMAPNCLRCQSDDPRVIFENTRKEMSFLRMLIVHLDTSFIKGLV; from the exons CTCAGACTGGGTGGAGATAATTGAGCCTCgctcccagcagcagatgtACGTGAACCTGACCACTGGGGAGTGCAGCTGGGAGCCCCCTCCCAACCTGAAGGTGCGCCAGTCAGACCAGAAGCAGTGGTGGGAACTCTTCGACCAGAACAACAACCGCTTCTACTACTACAATGCCATCACACGGCAGACAGTGTGGCACCGGCCCCAGGGCTGTGACATTGTGcccttggcacagctccaggccatgaagggcagctcccagcctgacTGCTGTGGCCGAGAGCACCgaggcagcaccagcagcagtggcagaagCACCCCCATCCAAATGGCTGTCTTTCGGGAGATGGAGAAGGGCAAGTGGAACAGTGCAGCGGAGAAGAGGAAAGATCCTGCCAG GGAGACTCCTACCcactggcagcctctgccaggcacAAAAGCAGCCTTGTTGGTCAAAGTGAACAGTTTGAGGCAGATGCAGAACTTTTCAAGCAGTTCTCTTCAGCTGCAGGGTACTCCAAAGCCTAACAGCCCAAAATCTCTTCCCAAATCGGCTATATGTGCTCAGCCTCAATCCATATCCCAGACCTCTGGAGCCACAAAGCAAATACTGGCTGGAGAAACAAAGCAGTCTATGCAGATCAAAAAGACGGAGAGTGGTGGGTTTTGCCTGGTGATGACGAATGGTCCTACTTCTCAGACACCTCCAAGAAGCTGGACAGGAACTCCCCAGCCTGCATCCCCCACATATGCCTCTCCTGCACCTATATATGATGAGCCATCTTTAGAGTTGCCAATTTATGACGAGCCACCAGTAGATATGGACACTGAATGCATTTGTGGCAGTGGGATGTCTCCACCAAGGTCACCAAGCAATAGCTTAAAAAAGCAGTTGCCACCAACCAAGTTATTGCAGCATCCTAGTATGCAACAACAGCAAGCTGCAAAGAagcatgcaaaaaatccctcttCCACTGAATACAGCCCAGCTGGCAGAGAATACATAAAACATATGGTCAATGTTGACCAATCTGCCAAACTCTGCCATTCTTCTGCTGCAACAATGGATACCTCCACTAAACTGCCTGGTCAACTTGCTTCAAAGGAAAACTTCAAGGAGTCTTGGAGGATCTTGGAAGCCAATGTCTTCAAGAAAATGGAACTCCACCACAGTCAGCAAAACAGCCTGCAAGCTCAGGAGTACCCAACTGGTATAAGCCATCAGGATTCTGGTTATTCAACTGGCCCATCTCTAAGcttgagaaaaaggaaaggaaggaggcaAGGAACAGGTCAAGCAAGACCTGGCTCTGTGGGTAGCAGCAGTGAGCTCACAGCTCTGAATGATAGAGTAATTGCTGAGATGCGTACTGTGGTGGGCAGGTCAGCAGCTTGCAGGGGAAGCAAAGCCAGCCTGGATGCTGAGAGCCCAGAGAGCGATGTtccagcagagagcagcaaggTCAGGTTTCAGTCTGACCACTTGAAAAAATGCAtcagccagagctccagggatGATGTCTCAGCCAGCAACAGGTCTCTGTACAGACAGGACCTGGAGATTAGGGAATTCTTTCCCAGCAGTGTGGCTCCACAGGACACAGTGAGGCAGAAGAGAACTTTTGAGAAAATAGATTCTTTAGAAAAGAACATCACCAGCCAGACAAACTTTGCTTCATCAGGTGCTACATGCCATTCTTCACAG CCTGAGACCATAGAGCTGGAGCCCAAGCAGGAGGGCAGCAGCCAGCTTGGTGGCTGTGTGGGATGCCATTTCTCTTACAACACCCTACGGAAGCCCATCTCTCAGAGCAGCATGGTGGATTGGGCTTCCAAAAACCTGAACATGCACACGCAAGGCATCTTCCGACGAAGGATCTCCATCTCAAACATGCTGTCCTGGAATGGTGGCTCCATTAAAAAGCCAATGCTCATCACCAGCAGCCGGACCATCAAAAAAGAGGCATGTGAGATGTTCAAACTGGTGCAGAGCTATATGGGAGACCGTCAGACTCGCATGGACCGCAATCACGTGGCATTGGTCACAGTCACCAAGTGCTGGAGCATGCAAGGCTTGCGAGATGAGCTCTACATACAGCTGATCCGGCAGACAACAGATAACATGTGCTACCGAAGCCTGGCATGGGGCTGGGAACTGATGGCCATCAGTCtggcctttttttccccatcaccCAAATTTCAGTCTTACCTGGAAGGTTACATTTACCGTCACCTTGACAGTGATGAAAAGA TTGCCCAGCACATCAAGGAGCTTGTGGATCTGAAAAACAAGAAGATcacaaaatccaggaaaaagaggaaacaaaacaCAGAGGATGAAG GTCTGCCCATTAGCACCTATGCCAAGTACTGCTACCGGAAACTCCATAAAGTAGCCATCACTGGAGGCAAAAAG GGCCTCCGTAAACCAACAGTGGAAGAGATAACGCACGCCAGGAATGCCATCCTCACGCCATCACTCTTTGGCAGCTCCCTGGAGGAAATCATGCTGCGGCAGCAGGATATGTACCCAGGGAACAAGCTGCCCTGGGTGCAGACACAGCTATCACAGCAGGTCCTGGCCCTGGGAGGGGAGCAGACTGAGGGGATTTTCAG GATACCTGGTGACATAGATGAAGTCAATGCATTGAAATTGCAGGTGGATCAGTGGAGAATCCCAAACAGTCTCAGTGACCCCAACATACCAG CCTCTCTCCTCAAGCTCTGGTATCGGGAACTGGAGGAGCCTGTGATCCCACAGCAATTCTACAAAGAGTGTATTAGCAACTATGAGAACCCtgatgctgctgtggctgtggtgCAGCTTTTGCCAGAGCTCAACAGACTGGTCCTGTGTTACCTCATACACTTCCTGCAG ATCTTTGCTCAGCCATCAAATGTGAGCAGAACAAAGATGGATGTGAATAACCTGGCCATGGTGATGGCCCCCAACTGTCTGCGCTGCCAGTCTGACGACCCTCGCGTTATCTTTGAGAACACACGcaaagaaatgtcttttctcCGCATGCTGATAGTACACTTGGACACGAGCTTCATCAAAGGGCTGGTTTGA